The following proteins are co-located in the Streptomyces sp. DT2A-34 genome:
- a CDS encoding acetyl-CoA carboxylase biotin carboxylase subunit family protein, whose protein sequence is MPEPATRFLIIDYNLSRVGDVQRMAEYARSAYGAAVTLIRPNPTATDHRICDEVIDLDPLRTDFVEAGEKLLADRSHEFAAGVVFSDNAVAGGAELLKRLGLAVDSPALADGAFCKHAYRSAEARSRDLLTAQRVLVPDFARIRSRAGLDDFAARHPEGFVVKPTKEGNNRGVVLVGPGDDVDAAFAEVLPYLEDGVICETVIPYRREYSYDGLGGLSFLTEKVSATGRYPVEVAQILPARVDRAERGTLQRAGRLANLLVGQCDGPFHNEIKLSDDGQYAAVVEPNRRPAGMRIWSLAEWVYGVDLYRLWVDAAYGRSGDVELPAPGCSAAAVMLGVAGDRTFGPDDVAPGATPFEDAVDRAAAHHGLAPGELSAMDFAWLSPGRRPIHAVPRDNADFAAMGCVVLRTDRVPAREVVDTLRAAWPTALERSCGPAAAPAHATSHQDRRTELEVTR, encoded by the coding sequence ATGCCGGAACCCGCGACACGGTTCCTGATCATCGACTACAACCTGAGCCGGGTGGGTGACGTCCAGCGCATGGCGGAGTACGCCCGGAGCGCCTACGGCGCCGCGGTCACCCTCATCCGCCCGAACCCGACCGCGACCGACCACCGCATCTGCGACGAGGTGATCGACCTCGACCCCCTGCGGACCGACTTCGTCGAGGCGGGCGAGAAGCTGCTCGCCGACCGCAGCCACGAGTTCGCGGCGGGCGTGGTCTTCTCCGACAACGCGGTGGCCGGCGGTGCCGAACTGCTGAAGCGGCTCGGGCTCGCCGTGGACTCGCCCGCGCTCGCCGACGGCGCGTTCTGCAAGCACGCCTACCGCAGCGCCGAGGCCCGCTCCCGCGACCTGCTCACCGCCCAGCGTGTCCTCGTCCCCGACTTCGCCCGGATCCGTTCACGGGCCGGCCTCGACGACTTCGCCGCCCGGCACCCGGAGGGCTTCGTCGTCAAGCCCACCAAGGAGGGCAACAACCGGGGCGTCGTCCTGGTCGGCCCCGGTGACGACGTGGACGCGGCGTTCGCCGAGGTGCTGCCGTACCTCGAGGACGGCGTGATCTGCGAGACGGTCATCCCCTACCGGCGTGAGTACTCCTACGACGGGCTGGGCGGGCTGTCCTTCCTCACCGAGAAGGTCAGCGCCACCGGCCGCTACCCGGTGGAGGTCGCGCAGATTCTGCCGGCGCGGGTGGACCGGGCCGAACGCGGCACGCTCCAACGGGCCGGCCGACTGGCGAACCTGCTGGTGGGCCAGTGCGACGGCCCGTTCCACAACGAGATCAAGCTCAGTGACGACGGCCAGTACGCCGCGGTCGTCGAACCCAACCGCCGCCCGGCCGGCATGCGGATCTGGTCCCTGGCCGAGTGGGTGTACGGAGTCGACCTGTACCGGCTCTGGGTGGACGCGGCCTACGGCCGTTCCGGCGACGTCGAACTGCCCGCACCCGGCTGCTCCGCGGCGGCGGTGATGCTGGGCGTCGCCGGCGACCGCACCTTCGGCCCCGACGACGTCGCCCCCGGCGCCACCCCGTTCGAGGACGCCGTCGACCGGGCCGCGGCTCACCACGGGCTGGCCCCCGGAGAACTGTCCGCCATGGACTTCGCCTGGCTCAGCCCCGGGCGCCGGCCGATCCACGCCGTCCCCCGGGACAACGCCGACTTCGCCGCCATGGGCTGCGTCGTCCTGCGGACGGACCGCGTCCCCGCGCGCGAGGTCGTGGACACGCTGCGCGCCGCTTGGCCGACCGCGCTGGAGCGCAGCTGCGGCCCCGCCGCAGCCCCGGCGCACGCCACCTCCCACCAGGACCGTCGGACCGAGCTGGAAGTCACGCGATGA
- a CDS encoding acetyl-CoA carboxylase biotin carboxylase subunit family protein — protein sequence MNILILHRIPYPKIEYHRGIDHERHDVTYFGTGAALATLPADLRCTRVERPGEATASDEASAWLAAEPRTFDRIISMSEYELLDAARLRERYGVEGAGVAQVRLARDKVLMKSAVRTAGLRVPRFLPLTELLAGPERADWSGPTVLKPHSGASSVDVVVFDGPAETYEAITARRSGVTELDEAGRVGDFEVEEFVTGPIRHFDGLVERGRVLALGASEYLGTCLDYARGEPMGSYQIELTDETRDWVARALDAVRVHDGCFHLEAIVDGEELVFLEVGNRVGGADVAATFELATGIHLPSWELRILLGEQVGDLLPAPPDPTDRSWYGWFVHPGHHLSGHVFEGLDGAEAFRTAPEAVTWQELAVGAPMPDHITYGAHETALAGIARTASPDATREWMARLFASLRVRTSRPSPTTEPAVAAAARA from the coding sequence ATGAACATCCTCATCCTGCACCGCATCCCGTATCCCAAGATCGAGTACCACCGCGGCATCGACCACGAGCGGCACGACGTCACCTACTTCGGCACCGGCGCCGCCCTGGCGACGCTGCCCGCGGACCTGCGGTGCACGCGGGTCGAAAGGCCCGGCGAGGCCACGGCCTCCGACGAGGCGTCCGCCTGGCTCGCCGCCGAGCCCCGCACCTTCGACCGGATCATCTCGATGTCGGAGTACGAACTGCTCGACGCGGCCCGGCTGCGCGAGCGGTACGGCGTCGAAGGCGCCGGCGTGGCACAGGTCAGGCTCGCGCGGGACAAGGTCCTGATGAAGAGCGCCGTACGAACGGCCGGCCTACGGGTGCCGCGGTTCCTGCCGCTGACCGAACTGCTCGCCGGCCCGGAGCGGGCCGACTGGTCCGGGCCGACCGTGCTGAAGCCGCACAGCGGCGCCTCCAGCGTCGATGTCGTCGTGTTCGACGGCCCGGCCGAGACGTACGAGGCGATCACCGCCCGCCGGTCCGGGGTGACGGAGCTGGACGAGGCGGGCCGCGTGGGCGACTTCGAGGTCGAGGAGTTCGTCACCGGACCGATCCGGCACTTCGACGGGCTCGTCGAGCGGGGCCGGGTGCTGGCCCTGGGCGCCAGTGAGTACCTGGGCACCTGCCTGGACTACGCGCGGGGCGAGCCCATGGGCTCGTACCAGATCGAGCTGACGGACGAGACGCGTGACTGGGTGGCCCGCGCCCTCGATGCCGTACGCGTCCACGACGGCTGCTTCCACCTGGAGGCGATCGTCGACGGCGAGGAGCTGGTCTTCCTGGAGGTCGGCAACCGGGTCGGCGGGGCCGACGTCGCCGCCACCTTCGAACTGGCCACCGGCATCCACCTGCCCTCCTGGGAGCTGCGGATCCTGCTCGGCGAACAGGTGGGCGACCTGCTGCCCGCGCCGCCCGACCCCACCGACCGCTCCTGGTACGGATGGTTCGTCCACCCCGGACACCACCTGAGCGGACACGTCTTCGAGGGGCTCGACGGCGCCGAGGCGTTCCGCACCGCACCCGAGGCCGTCACCTGGCAGGAACTCGCGGTCGGCGCGCCGATGCCGGACCACATCACCTACGGCGCGCACGAGACGGCGCTCGCCGGCATCGCTCGCACCGCCTCCCCCGACGCGACCCGGGAGTGGATGGCACGCCTGTTCGCCTCCCTGCGCGTCCGTACCTCCCGGCCCAGCCCCACGACCGAGCCGGCGGTGGCCGCCGCCGCGCGCGCCTGA
- a CDS encoding LLM class flavin-dependent oxidoreductase has product MEALRFHWGSALDSGQKKSTEQYWSELLDLDGAIEYAQDAEALGVESLLMAQSYSLPDPLPVIGALVRETRKVKFILAYRPGLMSPTLFTQIVNTLSWMSDGRIALNVVAGISPAEQAYYGDFLAHDDRYARAGEFLDILHRFWRGETPMSYEGRHYRLEEAQLGLGHKGGGRPEIYISGASAVAQHTAVTHGDCWFRYGDTPAEIAKAAEPLLAQGTEVGVRMQVLARRTREEALADLAEVMSETDENHREFVARFVAAADSQAVKNSFRLADESDHGWLSPLIYSGAVAYRGGPALCLVGSYDEVAAYLMEYKAAGVSQFIFSGWPARDEMRHFFTEVVPRVRELEQRAQAPLAAR; this is encoded by the coding sequence ATGGAAGCACTCCGGTTCCACTGGGGCTCAGCACTGGACAGTGGGCAGAAGAAGTCGACCGAGCAGTACTGGTCCGAACTGCTCGACCTCGACGGCGCGATCGAGTACGCCCAGGACGCGGAGGCCCTGGGCGTCGAATCCCTCCTGATGGCACAGAGCTACAGCCTGCCGGACCCGCTGCCGGTCATCGGGGCCCTCGTCCGCGAGACCCGGAAGGTGAAGTTCATCCTCGCCTACCGCCCGGGTCTGATGTCCCCCACGTTGTTCACCCAGATCGTCAACACCCTGTCGTGGATGTCCGACGGGCGGATCGCACTGAACGTGGTGGCGGGCATCTCCCCGGCCGAGCAGGCCTATTACGGGGACTTCCTCGCGCACGACGACCGTTACGCGCGCGCCGGTGAGTTCCTCGACATCCTGCACCGCTTCTGGCGGGGTGAGACCCCGATGTCGTACGAGGGCCGGCACTACCGGCTCGAGGAGGCGCAGCTCGGCCTCGGGCACAAGGGGGGCGGCCGGCCGGAGATCTACATCAGCGGCGCCTCCGCCGTCGCCCAGCACACGGCCGTCACCCACGGCGACTGCTGGTTCCGCTACGGCGACACTCCCGCGGAGATCGCCAAGGCGGCCGAGCCCCTGCTCGCTCAGGGCACCGAAGTCGGCGTACGGATGCAGGTGCTGGCCCGTCGGACGCGCGAGGAGGCGCTGGCCGATCTCGCGGAGGTGATGAGCGAGACGGACGAGAACCATCGGGAGTTCGTCGCCCGGTTCGTGGCCGCCGCGGACTCCCAGGCCGTGAAGAACTCCTTCCGGCTGGCCGACGAGTCCGACCACGGCTGGCTCTCGCCGCTGATCTACTCCGGTGCCGTCGCCTACCGCGGCGGTCCCGCGCTGTGCCTGGTCGGCAGCTACGACGAGGTCGCCGCCTACCTGATGGAGTACAAGGCGGCCGGGGTCAGCCAGTTCATCTTCTCCGGCTGGCCCGCCCGGGACGAGATGCGCCACTTCTTCACCGAGGTGGTCCCGCGCGTGCGCGAGCTCGAACAGCGCGCCCAGGCCCCACTGGCGGCACGCTGA
- a CDS encoding MFS transporter: protein MAAERTVRALFAGGVLLGLTAEQVVLFSVPLLIYQETGNVSTLGVAYAVEWLPCLLAYAFAGVLADRDGGPRLFLRANTGRALVLACAVALCLARPSWTTAVLMVNGALLATLVAPVRMAIEKVVPLLAKGDDLAKTQALVQNTELLAQALGPGLAMGAVVVLGKLWLLGLAAAMFAVAALCWLPLPRPAREPAPAAADGATGTARATLAELALGWRLLAGNRPVMLLACVNFSINLVFATVLGANAAVVTGVLKAPESSFALLNMCVGVAGFLNLMLTPLLLKRFDVRFVGALGFSVLCAALLVLGLAPTFGVYGTAFVLGMCGVAYFNIYNRTQRVRVIPKEHLGKVMGPFFLLNLLSFPIGGLLISAFGASLGPQRLVALLALLLTAFGAVLLPLTMRSFRTALAARESTPPVPVEA from the coding sequence ATGGCCGCCGAACGCACAGTGCGGGCGCTGTTCGCCGGCGGGGTGCTGCTGGGACTGACGGCGGAGCAGGTCGTGCTCTTCAGCGTCCCCCTGCTCATCTACCAGGAGACCGGGAACGTCTCGACCCTCGGCGTCGCCTACGCCGTCGAATGGCTGCCCTGCCTGCTGGCCTACGCCTTCGCCGGCGTGCTCGCCGACCGGGACGGCGGACCGCGGCTGTTCCTCCGGGCCAACACCGGGCGCGCCCTCGTGCTGGCCTGCGCCGTCGCCCTGTGCCTGGCCAGGCCGTCCTGGACCACAGCGGTGCTCATGGTCAACGGCGCGCTGCTGGCGACGCTGGTGGCGCCCGTGCGCATGGCCATTGAGAAGGTGGTCCCCCTGCTCGCCAAGGGCGACGACCTCGCCAAGACCCAGGCGCTGGTGCAGAACACCGAGCTGCTCGCCCAGGCTCTGGGGCCGGGCCTGGCGATGGGCGCCGTGGTGGTCCTCGGCAAGCTGTGGCTCCTCGGGCTCGCCGCCGCCATGTTCGCCGTCGCGGCCCTGTGCTGGCTGCCGCTGCCGCGCCCGGCCCGCGAACCCGCCCCGGCCGCGGCCGACGGTGCCACCGGCACGGCCCGCGCGACGCTGGCCGAACTCGCCCTCGGCTGGCGGCTGCTGGCCGGCAACCGGCCGGTGATGCTGCTGGCCTGCGTGAACTTCTCCATCAACCTGGTGTTCGCCACCGTGCTGGGGGCCAACGCAGCGGTGGTGACCGGGGTGCTCAAGGCACCGGAGTCGTCCTTCGCCCTGCTCAACATGTGTGTCGGCGTCGCGGGCTTCCTCAACCTGATGCTCACCCCGCTGCTGCTGAAGCGGTTCGACGTGCGGTTCGTCGGGGCGCTCGGCTTCTCCGTGCTGTGCGCCGCGCTGCTGGTCCTCGGCCTCGCACCGACCTTCGGCGTCTACGGGACGGCGTTCGTGCTGGGCATGTGCGGCGTCGCCTACTTCAACATCTACAACCGCACCCAGCGCGTGCGGGTCATCCCCAAGGAGCACCTGGGGAAGGTGATGGGCCCGTTCTTCCTGCTCAACCTGCTCTCCTTCCCCATCGGCGGCCTGCTGATCAGCGCCTTCGGCGCCTCGCTCGGCCCGCAGCGGCTCGTCGCACTGCTGGCGTTGCTGCTCACCGCCTTCGGCGCGGTGCTGCTGCCGCTGACCATGCGCAGCTTCCGCACGGCTCTCGCCGCACGCGAGAGCACACCACCCGTCCCGGTCGAGGCATGA
- a CDS encoding flavin reductase family protein codes for MNVLADDVRRPVDPAVFRDAMALLAAPLTIVTTLDAQGHRQGFTASSVTSASLEPPLLLVGLSNTSSCRPALTQSDGFVVNVLGEQHAEVAGRFAARDVDRFAEQDFGSWPGCGLPYLTDANAVLRCTTVDRVPVGDHLLLIGELTGVLTPGSAPPLLWYQRAFRSTRRAS; via the coding sequence ATGAACGTGCTGGCCGATGACGTGCGGCGGCCGGTGGATCCGGCGGTCTTCCGCGACGCGATGGCACTGCTCGCGGCCCCGCTGACCATCGTCACCACGCTCGACGCCCAGGGTCACCGCCAGGGCTTCACCGCGAGCTCCGTGACGTCGGCGTCCCTCGAACCGCCGCTGCTGCTGGTGGGCCTGTCGAACACCTCCAGCTGCCGGCCGGCGCTGACCCAGTCGGACGGCTTCGTCGTCAACGTGCTCGGCGAGCAGCACGCCGAGGTCGCCGGCCGGTTCGCCGCGCGGGACGTGGACCGGTTCGCGGAGCAGGACTTCGGCAGCTGGCCGGGGTGCGGACTGCCGTATCTGACCGACGCGAACGCCGTGCTGCGGTGCACCACGGTGGACCGCGTCCCGGTCGGCGACCACCTGTTGCTGATCGGCGAGTTGACCGGCGTCCTCACACCCGGCTCGGCGCCGCCTCTGCTGTGGTACCAGCGCGCGTTCCGCTCCACCCGGAGGGCCTCGTGA
- a CDS encoding EamA family transporter, whose protein sequence is MKPAHVLLAVLITAVWGVNFSVIRIGLDSVDPFVLAGLRFLLCALPAVFFIRRPDVPMRYVAGYGLVFGVGLWGVVNLGIATGLSSGVASLVLQFSAFSTILLGAAVFRERVSRHQYAGALLALLGLGAIAFVTDGSVTALGVVLVLCGALSWSVANILLKKSAPKDVLAFLVWSSLFSPLPLFALGWATGGSAVFTDLVSGLDSVAVLSILFQAYPNTVFAYAVWNWMLREYPVSTVAPLSLLVPVFGLLGSVLIFDERLPGIKSLSMALIILGLVVGLYGNRVATAFKNVNRLGEVR, encoded by the coding sequence GTGAAACCGGCCCACGTGCTGCTCGCCGTTCTGATCACCGCCGTATGGGGGGTCAACTTCTCGGTGATCAGGATCGGGCTGGACTCGGTGGACCCGTTCGTCCTGGCCGGACTGCGGTTCCTGCTCTGCGCCCTGCCCGCCGTCTTCTTCATCCGGCGGCCCGACGTGCCCATGCGGTACGTCGCCGGGTACGGCCTGGTCTTCGGCGTCGGCCTGTGGGGCGTCGTCAACCTCGGTATCGCGACCGGGCTGTCCTCCGGGGTGGCGTCGCTGGTGCTGCAGTTCAGCGCCTTCAGCACGATCCTGCTCGGCGCGGCGGTGTTCCGGGAGCGGGTGTCGCGTCACCAGTACGCGGGCGCTCTGCTGGCCCTGCTCGGCCTCGGCGCCATCGCCTTCGTCACCGACGGCAGCGTCACCGCCCTGGGCGTGGTGCTGGTGCTGTGCGGTGCCCTGTCGTGGAGCGTGGCCAACATCCTGCTGAAGAAGTCGGCGCCGAAGGACGTCCTGGCGTTCCTCGTGTGGTCGAGCCTCTTCTCACCGCTGCCGCTGTTCGCCCTGGGCTGGGCGACCGGGGGGTCGGCCGTGTTCACGGATCTGGTGTCGGGGCTCGACTCCGTGGCCGTGCTGTCGATCCTCTTCCAGGCCTACCCGAACACCGTCTTCGCGTACGCCGTCTGGAACTGGATGCTGCGGGAGTACCCCGTCTCCACCGTCGCCCCGCTGTCGCTGCTGGTGCCGGTCTTCGGGCTGCTGGGGTCGGTGCTGATCTTCGACGAGCGGCTGCCGGGCATCAAGTCGCTCTCCATGGCTCTGATCATTCTCGGCCTGGTGGTCGGTCTCTACGGCAACCGGGTCGCCACCGCGTTCAAGAACGTGAACCGTCTGGGGGAGGTCCGATGA
- a CDS encoding fatty acid desaturase has translation MSAINSAVRSAGVEPSSPPGPGDARESMARLPKALQYPLTLFTGKALPGQAAPGWTPTLHLATALSSTVAGVLIGALGWVLGGGWLLLLIPGWASTLHGMRNLRMMIYHQCSHRNMYRQRKLDRFIGHGISSLLIIQNFQRYSREHVKDHHAAGHMTLKDPTVQAFLVSLELHPGMTRRQMWRRLLGKLVSPRFHFAFAVARTRAFWSESARSEKVSALVLYGAAVTAGILTGAWPALLVIWFVPLIPLFQMSNTLRLCVKHTFPEPGVEVRHGREYFSSLTNAIFIGDPVPAVGLPLGQRLSAWARWTLRLVFLHAPSRYLVLTGDTVVHDYHHRYPAARNWANYIFARQEDIDTGHQGWPPYHEVWGLVPAISHVFDSLSRADAQEYDINHLKAVSKRELFAAFDD, from the coding sequence GTGTCGGCGATCAACTCCGCAGTCCGGAGTGCCGGTGTCGAACCCTCGTCCCCGCCCGGGCCCGGTGACGCCCGCGAGTCCATGGCCCGCCTGCCGAAGGCGCTCCAGTACCCGCTGACCCTGTTCACGGGAAAGGCGCTGCCCGGCCAGGCCGCCCCGGGCTGGACTCCCACCCTGCACCTGGCCACGGCGCTCTCCTCCACGGTGGCGGGTGTCCTGATCGGCGCCCTGGGCTGGGTGCTGGGCGGTGGCTGGCTGCTGCTCCTCATACCCGGCTGGGCGAGCACGCTGCACGGCATGCGCAACCTGCGGATGATGATCTACCACCAGTGCTCGCACCGGAACATGTACCGGCAGCGGAAGCTGGACCGCTTCATCGGGCACGGCATCTCCAGCCTGCTCATCATCCAGAACTTCCAGCGCTACAGCCGCGAGCACGTCAAGGACCACCATGCCGCCGGGCACATGACGCTCAAGGACCCCACCGTCCAGGCGTTCCTGGTAAGCCTCGAACTGCACCCTGGTATGACGCGCCGTCAGATGTGGCGCCGGCTGCTGGGCAAACTCGTCTCCCCGCGCTTCCACTTCGCCTTCGCGGTCGCCCGCACCCGTGCCTTCTGGAGCGAGTCGGCCCGCAGCGAGAAGGTCTCCGCGCTGGTGCTGTACGGCGCCGCCGTCACGGCCGGCATACTCACCGGCGCCTGGCCGGCCCTGCTGGTGATCTGGTTCGTGCCGCTGATCCCGCTGTTCCAGATGAGCAACACGCTGCGCCTGTGCGTCAAGCACACCTTCCCCGAACCCGGGGTGGAGGTCCGCCACGGCCGTGAGTACTTCTCCAGCCTGACCAACGCCATCTTCATCGGCGACCCCGTCCCCGCCGTCGGCCTCCCCCTCGGGCAGCGCCTTTCGGCCTGGGCCCGCTGGACGCTGCGGCTGGTGTTCCTGCACGCGCCGTCCCGCTACCTGGTGCTCACCGGCGACACCGTGGTGCACGACTACCACCACCGCTACCCGGCGGCCCGGAACTGGGCGAACTACATCTTCGCCCGCCAGGAGGACATCGACACCGGCCACCAGGGCTGGCCCCCGTACCACGAGGTCTGGGGCCTCGTCCCCGCCATCAGCCACGTCTTCGACTCGCTGTCCCGCGCGGACGCCCAGGAGTACGACATCAACCATCTGAAGGCGGTCAGCAAGCGCGAACTGTTCGCGGCCTTCGACGACTGA
- a CDS encoding cobalamin-dependent protein (Presence of a B(12) (cobalamin)-binding domain implies dependence on cobalamin itself, in one of its several forms, or in some unusual lineages, dependence on a cobalamin-like analog.): MQSQQATATRTVILGVAASDSHAVANHLIAYSLRGVGFDVVNLGTCTPVEEFATACGEHPDAEAVIIGSLNGHVHEDLRGLAEAKNSGQIACPVIVGGNLSVGSHKDASDHERLYALGVDHILADPAQLPALLDLLRATREHAAPMRTAS; encoded by the coding sequence ATGCAGAGCCAGCAAGCAACAGCAACCCGCACGGTGATCCTCGGCGTGGCCGCCAGCGACAGCCACGCCGTGGCCAACCATCTGATCGCGTACTCGTTGCGCGGCGTCGGCTTCGATGTCGTCAACCTCGGCACATGCACCCCCGTCGAAGAGTTCGCCACAGCGTGCGGCGAGCATCCCGACGCCGAAGCCGTCATCATCGGCAGCCTCAACGGCCACGTCCACGAGGACCTGCGCGGACTCGCGGAGGCCAAGAACTCCGGGCAGATCGCCTGCCCGGTCATCGTCGGCGGCAACCTCTCCGTCGGCAGCCACAAGGACGCGTCGGACCACGAGCGCCTCTATGCCCTCGGCGTCGACCACATCCTGGCCGACCCGGCCCAACTGCCCGCGCTCCTGGACCTGTTGCGCGCCACGCG